The genomic segment CTGCGTAGTCGGCGAGGGCTCGGCCTGCGGAAACGCGCACACGACAGCGAATGCTGGACCCGTTCCCGCTTCGGTGGACACGCAGACCGCTGCGGGCGCGGCGTGGCCGTGGCCGTGGCCGTTCGTGCGGCACCACATCAACATGCCGGGCAGGTATTCGTTCTTGGTCCCCATTCAAGAGGGGACGAATGTCTCTAGTTCTGGGGGCCGCGGGCGCTGAACGTTAGGTACCGCAGGTTGTCGAAGGGTGGACGCGATGATGTGGGGTTATGGGCCCGGCGCGGCGTGGTGGATGATGGTCATGCCGGTGATCTGGCTCGTGCTGATTGGCTTGATCGTCTGGGCCGTTGTCGCGTTGACCCGGGGCGGATTCCGGGGGCGTGACAGCCGAGACCGCCCGGAGACCCCCGAGGACATCCTGCAGCGGCGGTTCGCCGCTGGCGAGATCGATGCGGACGCCTATCGGCAGGCGCGGGAAACATTGGCCGAACGGCATCGGGAACCCCCGCGATGACCGTACTGCGTGACCGTTGGCTTCCACTGTCCGTGTTGGTCCTCGCCATCGCAGCCTTGGTCGCCTCGCTTGTCTGGGTTGTCGGCGGCACGGGCGTGGGTGGGTCGGTCAATGGGCCCGGCTATGGGGGAATGCCGATGATGTCTGGTCACGGCGGGATGATGTCAGGCGCACCAGGACACGGACCCGTGCGGTCCCTCGACGACGCATGCCGCGCCGCCGACCAGTTCGGGCAGCAACGCGGACTGCGCACCGGGGAGGTCATGCAGTTCAGCAACGGCTACTACGCCGAGCTCCTGGACTCACAAAGCCGCGGCGCCACCGAGGTCCTCCTCGATCCCGCCAGTGGTTTCACTCAACTGGAAATGGGCCCGGCAATGATGTGGAACACCGCCTACGGGATGACGCGCACCACGCCGCAATCCAGCCCGCCATCGGTGACACCCGACCAAGCGCTGCGGATCGCGGATCAATGGCTGACTCAAAACCGCCCCGGGCTCCACGCCGCTGAGGCCACCGCATTCCCCGGCTACTACACCCTGCACACTCTCCGCGATAACCAGATCGTCGGAATGATCTCGGTGAACGCGCACGCTTCAGCAGTCTGGTATCACACCTGGCACGGGCAGTTCGTGGCCATGCAGGAAGCTGCCACATCCGGCATGCCCCGATAGATCCCTGGCCAGCACAGAGCCTCCCTGGAGGCTTGTCGGAGCGCTCGACCTTCCGGGCCAGGAACAGCTACACAGCCTTGGTGTTACTCGCTTAGCCAGCCGCGTCGGGCCGGTCCGCCAGCCCCAGACGCAGGTGCTCGCTGTGGTAGACGGCCTCGTCCAGGAGTTGGGCGACATGGTTGTCGTAGAGGCTGTAGACGATGCTGCGACCAGAACGGGTGCCGGTAACCAGGCCCAGGTTGCGCAGCAGCCGGAGCTGGTGGGAGACCGCCGACTGTTCCATCCCCACCGCCTCGGCCAGTTTGGTGACCGGCAGGGGGCCGTGTCGAAGTTCGGTCAGGATCAGCAGCCGACTTGGGGTGGCCAGAGCCTGCAACGTGGTCGCCACACTCGCGGCGGCCTCGGCGTCCAGCCGTGCGGCCGGCCGGTCCCGGCCCTGCACCCCGTGTCCCACGGCCTAAAGCATACCTCACAGCAAACACATGAAGACATCTTCATGTCTTCTGTTATGGTCGGGCGGTCAGCCCGTACCGATGAGAGGTGACCCGTGGCTTCGTTCTCCACTGTCACACCGACGCGCTCGGCTCCCACCCGATCGGTTGTGGCGCCTGTACGGCGAACCCGGTTGCTTGCGCTGCCCGAAGTGCGATGGGCGGCTGCGGCGCTGGTGCTGTTCCTGGCCGGGCTGGCAGTCCAGCTGCTCGGTGGGCCGTCGTGGTTCTGGTGGGCGCTGTACCTGGCCTGCTATGTGACCGGCGGGTGGGAGCCGGCTCTGGCAGGGTTGAAAGCCCTCCGCGAGAAGACGCTGGATGTGGACCTGTTGATGGTCGCCGCCGCGGTCGGGGCTGCCTCGATCGGACAGGTGATGGACGGCGGTCTACTGATCGTCATCTTCGCCACCTCGGGCGCGCTGGAGGCGCTGGCCACCGCGCGGACTGAAGACGCTGTGCGGGGGCTGCTGGGCTTGGCGCCGGACACCGCGACCCGGCTTACCGGCGACGGTGGCGAGGAGAGCGTGCAGGCCGCTGACCTGGAGGTCGAGGATCTGATTCTGGTCCGGCCGGGCGAGCGGATCGCCGCCGACGGTGCCGTGGTGGCCGGGGCGAGCGAGGTCGACCAGGCCACGATCACCGGGGAGCCGCTGCCGGTGGACAAGACCACCAGCGACGAGGTGTTCGCCGGCACCTTGAACGGCACGGGGTCGCTGAGAGTGCGGGTGAACCGGCGCGCCGAGGACTCCGTGGTGGCCCGGATCGCCACCATGGTGGAGCAGGCCAGCCAGACCAAGGCCAAGACCCAGCTGTTCATCGAAAAGATCGAGCAACGCTACTCGGTGGGCATGGTCGCGGCCACCATTGCCGTGTTCGTGATCCCGCTGTTGCTGGGCGAGGCACTGCAGGAGTCGCTGCTGCGGGCGATGACGTTCATGATCGTTGCCTCGCCCTGCGCCGTGGTACTGGCCACCATGCCGCCACTCCTGGCGGCCATCGCCAACGCCGGACGCCATGGTGTGCTGGTCAAGTCCGCAGTGGTGATGGAACAACTGGGCACCACCACGCGGGTCGCCTTCGACAAGACCGGCACGCTCACCCACGGCACTCCAGAACTCACCGAGATCCGCCCGCTGCGCGGTACCCGATTCACCGAAGAGCAGCTGCTGCGGCTGGCCGCCGCCGCCGAACACCCCAGCGAGCATCCGCTCGCCGCCGCGATCGTGCGTGCTGCGCGTCACCGTGGCCTTGATCTGCCCTCCGCCGACGAGTTCTCCGCCCGGCCCGGCCGGGGGGTCGCCGCTCTGATTGAGGACCACTTCATCCAGGTCGGCTCTCCCGCCGCGCTGCTCCCCACTATCGACGGCACGGCCACCGCCGCTGTCGAGGAACTCCAGCAGCGCGGGCACACCGCCGTGGTCGTACTCTGCGAGTACCGCCCGATCGGCGTCCTCGGCATCACCGACCAGGTGCGGGCCGAATCCGCCTCCACCGTCGCTGCAGTGACCCGGTTGACCGGCGCCGACCCCGTGCTGCTCACCGGCGACAATGCCGCCGCCGCCGTCCGGCTCGCGCAGCAGGTCGGTATCACCGACGTGCGCGCCGAGCTGCTGCCCGACGACAAGGTCACCGCCGTCCGCGAACTCGAAACCGATGAGCAGCGAGTGGCCGTGGTCGGTGATGGCATCAACGACGCTCCGGCCCTGGCCGCCGCGCACGCCGGGATCGCGATGGGCGGAGCGGGCTCCGACCTCACCGTGCAGACCGCCGACGCCATCGTGGTCCGCGACGACCTCACCGCCATCCCCGCCGTCATCGCCCTGTCCCGCCGCGCCCGCCGTGTCGTGATCGCCAACCTCATCATCGCCGCCACCTTCATCATCGGCCTCGTCCTCTGGGACCTCATCGGCACCCTTCCACTCGCGCTCGGCGTGGCCGGGCATGAAGGCTCCACCGTCATCGTCGGGCTCAACGGCCTACGCCTGCTGCGCCGCGGCGCCTGGCGCCGCGCGAGCCAACCGGCGCAGTCGGCCAATGCGGCCGGTAGTCGGTCGTGAAAGGCGGTGTAGTTGCGACAGGCCGGCGCATCTCACGTCTGACCGGCGACCGCCGGTGTACTATCGACCATCGTAGTTTTGGGGCCACGGTGGAAGGGGAGATGGCACGGTGATGCAGTTGCAGCACGTCGACAACGCTGCCGGCGAGCAGGTGCGGGAGGCAGCCGACACACGGCCGTGGCGGTGGGGTAGGGGAGTCGGAGTGGCGCTGCTGAGCGCCCTCATCGTGGGTGTGCCGACCGATGTGATCGACACCGGCTGGTTCACCAGGATGACCCCGGTGCGCTGGTGGGAGTACCCTGCTCTGGCTCTGACGGTTTTGCTGACCGGGCTATGGTTCGCGATCGTTCCCCAGGTCGCGAACACCCGTGGCCAGAGGCGGGTCCTGGGTTCTTCGCTGCTCTCGGCGTTCGCCGTGGGATGCCCGGTCTGCAACAAGCTCGTCATCGGCGTGCTCGGGGTCTCCGGTGCGTTGGGAGTGTGGGCACCCATCCAGCCGGTCCTCGCGGTGATCTCGCTGTCCGCGCTTCTCGTGGCCGTGGTCGTACGGTGGCGTGGGCGCATGTGCGCCACCGAGGGTTGCCGGCCTTCTTGAACGGCCGCGCGCGGGTTCACCGGCTCCGAGATGTCTACCGCTGCTACACCTTCTGGGTGTCGGAAAACGTAGCCTGCCGTCCGTGACGCTGTCGTGGACGGCAGGCTACGTCGGCCGACAGTCTCCGTAGTGACAATGCGTTCGAACAGCCGAAAGTGTGCTGATTTCTCGACCGTTCCTGTCTGACTTGCGACTCCGCTGGTTCTGAAAAGCCCTCGGGTGGACCATTGACTCCATACCCCACCCCCGCATAGTGTTCCGTCACTCGATCGAGTGACGAAAAGCACGACCGAACCGGCGAACCAACGGGCGGCCTTTGGCTCGCACCGTCTCGCCGCGGCTTTGCTGCCGAGAGGGAGGTCAAGGGAATGTCACAAGTCGGGCGAATGAGAAAGGGGCTCGCGCTCCTGCTCACCATGGCCAGCGCCGTTCTCATGGGTTGCTCAGGCGGGGGATCCACCGATGTGTTGGCGGACGTGCGGGACAGCGGCACTTTGCGAGTCGCGCTGACCCAGGCCAATCCGCCGTTGGAACTTCCTGGACGACGGCAAGCCTGTGGGCTACGACGTCGACGTCGCGCATGAGGTGGCTCGCCGGATCGGAGTGGACAACGTCGAATTCGTGGCATCAAATTTCCAGAGCTTCATCGAAGGCGTTCGAGCGGAGCGCTTCGACATCGTGATCTCCGGTCAGACGATCACCGAGGAGCGCAAGCAGCAGGTTTCCTTCTCCAGGCCGTACCAAGTCAACGGCGTGGCGATCTTTGTTCCCAGCGGCGACCGTAGCATCGGTTCGCTGTCCGATCTGGAGGACAAGGTGGTGGCCGTGTCCGCCGGCACCACTCAGGAGCAGTTCGCCAGAGAGGAGATTCAGGGTGCGCAAGTCAAGACCTACCAAAACGCGACGCTGGGCTTGACTGATCTCGCCCGAGGCAATGCCGATGCGATGCTGGTCTCACGCTTCCAAGGCAGCTACCTGGCCAAGCAGAACGACCTGGCGGTCAAGCCGGTGGGTAAGCTGCTGGAAAGTGAAGTCAACGGGATGTCCTTCCGCAAGGGCTCTCCCGCGTTCAAGAAGGAGATCGACAAAGCGATCGCGAGCATGATCGCCGACGGCACGCTGAGTCGTATCTCGCAGCAATGGCTCGGGCTGGACATGGTGCCGGAGCTGAATGCCTTACCGCCGGAGCAGGGGTAAGGGCAGCCATGGACATGCTGGTCGATTCTTTCCCGATGTTGATCAAAGGTCTGGGTGTGACCCTGTTGCTCGGGGTGGTGTCGTTCGCGCTCGGCTCCGTGCTGGGCGCCCTCGTCGCTCTGGCCCGCATCTCGGATTTTCGAGTGTTCAGGGGTATTGCGATCATGTTCGTGTCGGTGTTCCGGGGCACCCCGCTACTGATTCAGATCATGATCATATACTTCGGTCTGCCGCAGCTCGGGGTGCAACTCGAACCGATCCCGTCGGCGATTCTCGCGCTGAGCCTGTTTGCGGGGGCGTACCTCAGCGAGAACTTCCGCGGCGGCATCCTCGGTGTCGACAAAGGACAGTGGGAGGCCGCTTCCTCGATCGGAATGCCCTACTGGCGGACCTTCCGCCGAATCGTGTTCCCGCAAGCCATCAGGATCGCGACGCCCGCAGTGGGTGGGCGGTTCATCGCTTTGATGAAGGACACGTCGCTCGCCTCGGTCGTGACCGTTGTGGAGCTCACCCGAGTGGCGGAGAGCATCGGTAACGCGAACTTCCGGTACATGGAGGCGTTCCTGATGATCGGGGCCCTCTACTGGCTGATCAACACCTTGCTGTCCGTCGGGCAGGGAATGCTGGAGAGGCGAATGGGAAAGGCATACGCATGACCACGGCCACGATCGAACTCACAGGCATCCGCAAGGCCTTCGGCGATCTGGAGGTACTGCGAGGCGTGGACCTCTCGGTGGAGCGTGGTGAGGTCGTCGTGCTCATGGGCCCGTCCGGGTCGGGCAAGACCACACTGGTGCGCTGCATGAACCTGTTGGAGGAACCTGATGCCGGCCACGTGCGGATCTGCGGTTGCGCTTTCCAGTGCGGTGTGCGGCGCGACCGTCGCGGGCGGGCAAGGTTGATGCAGCAGGTCCGGCAGCGGACGGGCATGGTGTTCCAGCAGTTCAACCTGTTCCCGCATATGACGGCCCTTGAGAACGTGATCGAGGGGCCCCGGCAGGTGCGGAGGCTGCCGGGCGCCGAGGCTGTGTCCCTCGGCGAGCGGTTGCTCGACCGGGTCGGGCTGGCTGACAAGCGCGATGTGTATCCCTCACGACTGTCGGGCGGCCAGAAGCAGCGGGTTGCCATCGCCAGAGCGCTGGCGATGGAGCCGCAGGTGGTCCTCTTCGACGAGCCGACATCGGCGCTCGACCCGGAACTGCATGCCGAGGTGCTCCAGGTCATCCGGGAGTTGGCCGCTGATGGGATGACGATGGTGATCGTCACCCACGAGACGCACTTCGCCCGTGACGTCGCCGATCGCATCGTGTTCATGGACGGTGGTGTGGTGGTCGAGGAGGCCGCACCCGAGACCTTCTTCACCACACCGGCCAAGGAACGGGTGCGCTCGTTCCTCCGGCTTGTCGATCACTCAGCACTGCCCACGGACGTTCCGGCCGCGCAGGTCGGTGAGGAGGTCATATGACGGCGGCCGCGGTGCACACCTTCGACGTGGAGCGAGCGCGGCGGGAGACCCCGGGCTGCGAGAACGTCGTCCACCTCAACAATGCCGGTGCCGCCCTGATGCCGACGCCGGTGCTCGACCGTACCGTCACGCACCTGAAGCTTGAGGCTCGTGTCGGTGGTTACGAAGCCGCAGCGCTGGTCGCCGAGGAGATCGAGGACGTCTACGGTTCGGCGGCACGCCTGCTCGGCTGCCGTACCGACGAGATCGCCGTGGTCGACAGTGCGACCCGGGCCTGGGACATGGCCTTCTACTCCGTCCCGTTCCGTCCTGGTGATCGGATCCTGACGAGCGAGGCCGAGTACGCCAGTAACTTCATCGCCTACCTCCAGCTGGCGCAGCGCTACAACCTGCGGGTCGATGTCGTGCCCAACGGCGAGTCCGGGCAGATCTCGGTGCCGAGGCTGCGCGACCTGATCGATGAGCGGGTGCGGCTCATCTCGCTGACCCATGTCCCGACCAACGGTGGGCTGGTGAACCCCGCCGCCGAGGTGGGCAAGGTCGCCAGAGACGCCGGTGTGCTGTACCTGCTGGACGCCTGTCAGTCGGCGGGACAGATGTCGCTCGATGTCGACGAAATCGGCTGCGACATGGTGTCCATGACCGGCCGGAAGTACCTGCGCGGGCCCCGCGGCACGGGCCTGCTCTACGTCCGGCGGGAAGTGCTCGACGAGCTGGCGCCGCCGATGCTCGATCTGCACGCCGCGACATGGGTTGCTCGCGACGAGTACCGGATACGTCCCGATGCCCGGCGTTTCGAGTCGTGGGAGTGCAACTACGCGGCCAAACTCGGCCTTGGCGCGGCGATCGACTACGCTCTCGGGTGGGGACTGGACCGCATCCGAGGGCGCGTATACGCGCTGGCCGACGAGCTCCGGCTGAGCCTGGCTCAGTTACCCCAAGTCACAGTTCACGACGCGGGCGTCGAACGGTGCGGGATCGTGTCCTTCACGGTCGACGGCGTCGCGCCAGCCGACGTGCAAGCCGCGCTCGGCGCACACGGGATCAACGTCAGTGTGTCCAGAACCCCCTCGACGAGACTGGACATGGAGAATCGCGGGCTCGAGGAGCTCGTGCGCGCGTCGGTGCACTACTACAACACCTGCGAGGAGCTCGCGATGCTCTGCGACGTAGTACGCGACATCGGCCCCCGGCGTTAGCCGGGCTGTGACGGACGTCGCGGTCCTTGTGCGGCCGCGGACAGGCTGGCTCGCGCTACGGGGTGAGTCGGTCGAGCCCGAAGGAATCCTCTCGCCAGTACGGCTCTCCGCGGACTACGCCGTTGTGGTTGCCGAGGCCATGGGCTAGGCAAGGCCGAGTCCGGTCGTGTCAGCCGCCGACCGGGCAGGCCAGCACCGCCAGGGCGAACAGCAGCGACGGGCCGGTCAAGAACGGGACGGCGGTGGCCAGGGCCCCGGCCGCACCACAGGACAGCGCTCTGCGGGCGCCCTCGGGTGCCTGCGCCACATGCTCCAGGCGAGCGAGCCGCACGCGGACCGTATCGCGCCCCATGGCCAGGGCCACGCTGGGCGCGTCATGCCCGGAGACAGCCAGCAGCGCGGCACGGACGGCAGCGGGGCCGCACACTCGAGTTGCCGACATGTCCGCGGCTAGTTCCACGAGCTCGCGGATGGCTGCTGGCGCCTGCCGGAATAGCGGAACGAACGGCAGCGTGCGCCGCAGGCTGTCCATAACCGCGATCAATAGGTGATGATGCCCTCTCAGGTGAGCACGCTCGTGCGCCAGCACAGCGGCAACCGCGTCGGCGGGCAGGTGCCGGGTCAGGCCTTCCGTCGCGATGATCACGCCAGGCCGGCCGAGAAGGCTGAACGCCAGCGGCCGGTCGTGCGCCAGCCAGAACGTGTTCGGCGTGGCCGCATCCGGCCACCCGGCCAATCGCAGCACCGAGAGCCGTTCGCGGCTTGCCCGCCGTAGCCGCAGCAGTTCGCGCGCCGTGACGACAGCGCAGCGCACGACGACAACCCCCAGCAGGGCGGCACTGGCGATACCCAGCAGGTCCTCGAACCGTGGTGGGGAGCCGTGCTGCAAGGCTGCCAGACATCGGTTCAACGTCCACGTGAGGGAATCGGCAGGCCCGTGGCCAGGCGTCAAAAGGAGGACAACGCCCGCCGTCCCGGCTGCCGCGACACCCATGATCGACGCAAGCCAGGCGACGAGCAGGGACCGTGGGTCTCGGCGGCGGAGATCGACGCGTCGTAAGCCCTGGGGCACGAGCCATCCGGCCGTGATGGTTCCCACCAGCAGAGCCAAAGCCAGCGTCATTGCCCGTTGGCCTTCCAGGAGAGCGCGTTGCGCAGGTGCACGGTGTCGTGCTTGGACGCTGTGTGAAAGAAGCGCCACAGCGCTCCCTCAGTGCTGCCAGAACAGGTCTCTCCGGCTTCGGCGGGCTCGTCTGCGCCCCACAGCACGTTCATCATCGGGTGTCCCGCCCGCCGAGCCTGAACATCGCGCCTCCCGCCATCTTGCTAACGAGATCCCCTGTCAAACGGCCTACTATCGATACTAGTGGTTTGGGGAGTGGCGACCGAGCTGTGCCGTCAGGACGGCAGTGTGGCAGCCAACACGGTGAGGGTGGCTGTCATCGTCGGCAGCCGCTTCAGGAGGTCGCGAACTTTAATCGGCTCTGCCGCATGCCAGAGCATCTCCACTACCGTGGCTTCGAGTTCACCGGGCCCGCGCATGGCGCCTCCTCATAGGGAGTCATCCTACGGGGCGAAAGCTGCCGAGCCGGGTACCTGGACCTGCTCCAGGGAGCGCGTCAAGGCAATGTGTGGCTGAGCCCGGCGACGCCTGCCGCGGAAAGCCGGCCGTGGGGCGGTGCGGAAAGGCGTGCTTCCCGCACCGCCCATCGCCCGGTCAGTGCGGGAGGAGCCCCACCATCTCGCGGATTTCAGCGTCCTGCGCCTCGATGATGCGCTGGGCGAGTGCCTTGGCGTCGGCGTCGCTGCCTTCCTTCAGTTCTGTCTTGGCCAGCTCGATCGCGCCCTGATGATGCTGGATCATCATCTGCAGCCACATGACGTCGAACTCGGAGCCGGTCGCCTGTTCCAGCTGCCGCATCTCCTCTCCGCTCATCATCCCCGGCATGTCGGACTTGTCGGGGGCTGCAGGCGCGCCCCACTTCTTCAGCAACCCGGTCATCTGCTGGATCTCGGGATCCTGCGAGCCTGTGATCTGCTCAGCGAGGCTTTCCACATTCGGGTTGGTGGAACGCTCCAATGCCAGGTCGGCCATCTCCACTGCCTGCTCGTGATGCGGGATCATCTGTTGGGCGAAGGCGATGTCGCTGTCGTTGTGACTGCTCTGCTGAGCCTCGCCGGCCGCTGTCGGTGGCGTGCTCCGGCTCGAGTCCACGGCGGACGTATCGCCGGTGCCGCAGGCCGTTGTGAGGGCGAGGACGGCAGCCGCGCTCGCCCCGATGAGGTATTTCTTCATCGGTGGTCTTGGTTCCTTCTGCGCTGCGTTGTCGGAGGACGATCGTCGTGAGGTCAGGGTGATGAACCGTGACCTCTAAATGCGCAGAACGCAGACGGATGTGAGCAGAGTTCTCCCCACGAGCACTGATCTCTCGCGAGTCCGCGGGACCTGGGCGCAGCAGAGTAGGGTCGCTGCCAGACTGCGCGCATCCCGGAGTACGGACCTCAGCCGCGAGGAGAGCAGGAGCAGAGGGCCAGCAGTGAACAGCACGGCGAGGCAGAAATGCAGTGCGTCGTGCGCCGGGTCGCTCGGCGTCGAGTCGGTGGGCGACTGGCTGTGCCCTTCCGCTGCGCCGCCGGAGTGGGTGGTGTCGGCCACGTGGGCCTCTCCGGCTGCGGGCAGGTGGGATGTCGAGACGACATGGTGCATGCCGAGCACTGCGAGAGCGAGCACGCACAACAGCAACCACTGCGGCACACTGCTGCGCGTACTCCTCCTCATGCCAGCCAGGATAGCGACGTCTCGATGCTGTTCTGCCGATGCGCTCGGCTACCTCATCGGTTGCCCGGCCGGCTCGGCGGTCAGTTGGCGGCTGCGGTGGAGTAGGTGCAGGGCCAGCACGCAACCCGCCCCGATGAGGGTCAGCCCGGCCCAGATCAGCTGTGGCCACCCGGCTTGGTGGGCCAGGCCGAACACGGTTCCGGTGAAGAGGTTGCCCAGCAGGATGCCCACGCCGATGACGGTGTTGTAGAAGCCGTAGTGGGTGGCGACGAGGTGGTTGCGGGACAGGCGCACGACCGTGTCCATCTCGAACGGGAACACCGCGATCGTGCCGAGCGCGAGCAGGGCCGCCGATAGCAGTACGGTTGCTCCGGCCAGTACGGGCCCGACGGTGGCGGCGCCGGGGACGAGCAGGAGCGGGACGAACGCCATGGACAGCAGCGTCATCCCGACGACGATGCTGCGGCCGGGTCCCCACCGCTTGCTGAACCACGCGGTTACCCTGAGTTGGCCGGCGATCGCGACCGCGCCGGATACGACGAACAGCGACGTGACCAGGGCGGTGCTGCCTGCCTCGGATCCCATGATCGTCCGTGCCTGCAGCGGTAGCGCCAGATAGACCTGGAACGACAGCACGTAGGAGCCGATCATCGCCAGGGAGAACAGGACGAACTGGCGGTTGGCGATGACCGTTCGCCATTCGGCGAGGACAGAGCGGCGGTCCGGGCCGCGGTCGGCCGGGTGCTGTGGCAGCGCGCGTGCCTGGAGCACTGTCAGTGCGCCGAACACCGCGGCCGCCACGAGGCAGGTGATCCTGAAGTCGAGCGCGGTGAGGGCCAGTCCGACGAGCGGGCCCAGCAGGATGCCGCCCTGGTAGAAGGTGTTGAACAGGGCGAAGGCCTCCACCCTGCGGTCTCCGGCGTCGGCGGCGAGGTAGGCGCGCACCGCGGGGTTGAACAGGGCACCCGCGAATCCGGTGGCCGCGGAGGCGATCACCAGGGCGGGCAGTGAGCTGACGATGGCTAGGAGTGCGAAACCGCCGGTGCGCAGCACGCACCCGGCGATGATCAGGGGCTTGTAGCCGAACCGGTCGGCGAGTGTCCCTCCGACGAGGAACATGCCCTGCTGGGAGAAGTTCCGCACGCCGAGCACCAGGCCGATCGCCCACGCGGCAAGGCCGAGCGGTCCGGCGAGGTAGCCGGCCAGATAGGGCATCAGCATGTAGAACCCGACGTTGATGCCGAACTGGTTGACCATCAACAGCTTGCTCGGCCGGTCGAACGTGCGGAACTGGCTCACGAGTTGGCTCATACGAGGGCCTCCTGCGCTGTCACGGGGTCGACAACGTGACTGCACCGCGTCCAGTGCCGCACCACCTGTTCTGACGGGGTGTCGATCGTGTCGGGTTCGGAGGCAGGTGCCGGGCCGAGTAACTCGTGCTCGGCGCAGTAGTCGTCGTTGTAGATGGTGTCGAAGTAGCGGTGTGGAGCGTCGGGGAACACCGCCGCGATCCGCGTGTCGGGGTCGTTGTTGCGGGCGGCCCAGCCGGCGACGAGCGCGACTGCTCCCACGCTCCAGCCGCCGCTCGCGTAGTGGGTGGAGGCCAGCCTCCGGCATGCCCACACGGCTTCTCTGGGGGCAACCCAGTGGACCTCGTCGAAGGCGGGGTAGTCGACGTTGCGGGGGTAGATGCTGGAGCCGAGCCCGCGCATCAGCCGTGGGGCGGCCGGCTGACCGAAGATCGTGGAGCCCACGGTGTCGACTCCGATGAGCCGCAGGTGCGGGCAGAACTCCCGCAGCACCCGGGCGATGCCGGCCGAGTGCCCGCCCGTACCGACCGAGCAGACCAGGATGTCGATGCGGCCGAGCTGGCCGATGAGCTCCGTGGCGAGCGAGGCGTAGGCCTCCACATTGTCCGGATTCTGGTACTGATCTGGGCACCATGACCCGGGTGTGCTCTCGAGCAGCTGCCGGACGCGCTCGCGCCGCGCCTCCTGCCAGCCGCCGGTCGGGTGCGGCTGCGTGACGAGCTCCACCCGGGCGTTGTGTGCGGCGAGCATGCGGCGCACGATCGGTTCCATGCCGGGGTCGGTGACCAGCGTGACGGGGTGCCCGTGGACGATCCCGGCGAGGGCCAGGCCGAGGCCGAGAGTGCCGCTGGTCGATTCGACGATCATCGCACCGGGTGTGAGCTCGCCTCGTTCCTTGGCTCTGCCCACCATGTGCAAGGCGGGGCGGTCTTTCATGCCGCCGGGGTTGGCGCCTTCCAGTTTGGCCCAGAAGCCGCGGCGGGAGCCGGTGAACGGTTCCCCGATCCACAGCACGGGCGTGTTGCCGATGGCATGCCCGGGCGAGTGGCAGCGCGCGGCCGGACTGAGGAGCTGGGCCGGCGACGAGGTCACCGGCGGTGTGCTGAGAAGTGTGTGGTTCATCCCTGTGTCGATCCTTCGCGAAATGCGGTGAGAAACAGCGGTCTGAGGACTGCAGCCGGTGGCCGTGCCGAGCTCGTGCTCGGCACGGCTGGCGCGCTCAGGACCGTGCGATGCAGAGATCGAGAAGCAGGGTGCGCCCGGTTCGTCGGTGCGTGCGGTGGCCTACTGACGGCGAGCCCCGCGGGATGCAGGGACCGGATTGGGTGACGATCGACACTGCGATCGCCAGGGCCCCGAGCGCTGCCAGGCCGTCGAGCGTGCCCTCGGAGCGGGGCAGCGCATGGCCGGTCTCGGTGAGGACGTGCTGCTGGTCGGGATGACCCGGGTGGCAGTCGGTGTTCGCGGAGTGTCCAAAGTGAGCTGAATGCTGCGCGACAACGGCCGCGCGCACTGTGTTATGTCCGTGGTCACTCTCGGTATGGGAACGGGGTTCGCACAGCAGTATCAGGTGCAGAGCGACGAATGGCACGAGCACCGCGAAGGCGGCGGCGACCACTAATAAGTGGT from the Saccharomonospora azurea NA-128 genome contains:
- a CDS encoding M56 family metallopeptidase codes for the protein MTLALALLVGTITAGWLVPQGLRRVDLRRRDPRSLLVAWLASIMGVAAAGTAGVVLLLTPGHGPADSLTWTLNRCLAALQHGSPPRFEDLLGIASAALLGVVVVRCAVVTARELLRLRRASRERLSVLRLAGWPDAATPNTFWLAHDRPLAFSLLGRPGVIIATEGLTRHLPADAVAAVLAHERAHLRGHHHLLIAVMDSLRRTLPFVPLFRQAPAAIRELVELAADMSATRVCGPAAVRAALLAVSGHDAPSVALAMGRDTVRVRLARLEHVAQAPEGARRALSCGAAGALATAVPFLTGPSLLFALAVLACPVGG
- a CDS encoding MDR family MFS transporter → MSQLVSQFRTFDRPSKLLMVNQFGINVGFYMLMPYLAGYLAGPLGLAAWAIGLVLGVRNFSQQGMFLVGGTLADRFGYKPLIIAGCVLRTGGFALLAIVSSLPALVIASAATGFAGALFNPAVRAYLAADAGDRRVEAFALFNTFYQGGILLGPLVGLALTALDFRITCLVAAAVFGALTVLQARALPQHPADRGPDRRSVLAEWRTVIANRQFVLFSLAMIGSYVLSFQVYLALPLQARTIMGSEAGSTALVTSLFVVSGAVAIAGQLRVTAWFSKRWGPGRSIVVGMTLLSMAFVPLLLVPGAATVGPVLAGATVLLSAALLALGTIAVFPFEMDTVVRLSRNHLVATHYGFYNTVIGVGILLGNLFTGTVFGLAHQAGWPQLIWAGLTLIGAGCVLALHLLHRSRQLTAEPAGQPMR
- a CDS encoding aminotransferase class V-fold PLP-dependent enzyme, encoding MTAAAVHTFDVERARRETPGCENVVHLNNAGAALMPTPVLDRTVTHLKLEARVGGYEAAALVAEEIEDVYGSAARLLGCRTDEIAVVDSATRAWDMAFYSVPFRPGDRILTSEAEYASNFIAYLQLAQRYNLRVDVVPNGESGQISVPRLRDLIDERVRLISLTHVPTNGGLVNPAAEVGKVARDAGVLYLLDACQSAGQMSLDVDEIGCDMVSMTGRKYLRGPRGTGLLYVRREVLDELAPPMLDLHAATWVARDEYRIRPDARRFESWECNYAAKLGLGAAIDYALGWGLDRIRGRVYALADELRLSLAQLPQVTVHDAGVERCGIVSFTVDGVAPADVQAALGAHGINVSVSRTPSTRLDMENRGLEELVRASVHYYNTCEELAMLCDVVRDIGPRR
- the lpqS gene encoding putative copper homeostasis (lipo)protein LpqS — encoded protein: MRFRLAAHRHHLLVVAAAFAVLVPFVALHLILLCEPRSHTESDHGHNTVRAAVVAQHSAHFGHSANTDCHPGHPDQQHVLTETGHALPRSEGTLDGLAALGALAIAVSIVTQSGPCIPRGSPSVGHRTHRRTGRTLLLDLCIARS
- a CDS encoding DUF305 domain-containing protein; this encodes MKKYLIGASAAAVLALTTACGTGDTSAVDSSRSTPPTAAGEAQQSSHNDSDIAFAQQMIPHHEQAVEMADLALERSTNPNVESLAEQITGSQDPEIQQMTGLLKKWGAPAAPDKSDMPGMMSGEEMRQLEQATGSEFDVMWLQMMIQHHQGAIELAKTELKEGSDADAKALAQRIIEAQDAEIREMVGLLPH
- a CDS encoding PLP-dependent cysteine synthase family protein; this translates as MNHTLLSTPPVTSSPAQLLSPAARCHSPGHAIGNTPVLWIGEPFTGSRRGFWAKLEGANPGGMKDRPALHMVGRAKERGELTPGAMIVESTSGTLGLGLALAGIVHGHPVTLVTDPGMEPIVRRMLAAHNARVELVTQPHPTGGWQEARRERVRQLLESTPGSWCPDQYQNPDNVEAYASLATELIGQLGRIDILVCSVGTGGHSAGIARVLREFCPHLRLIGVDTVGSTIFGQPAAPRLMRGLGSSIYPRNVDYPAFDEVHWVAPREAVWACRRLASTHYASGGWSVGAVALVAGWAARNNDPDTRIAAVFPDAPHRYFDTIYNDDYCAEHELLGPAPASEPDTIDTPSEQVVRHWTRCSHVVDPVTAQEALV